The Methanosarcina barkeri MS DNA window TTTTTTTCTTGAGAAGGCTCTTGCATTTTTCAATTATACCTTTATTATCCGATGCCGGTTTGCTATTATTCATTCTATTGCGTTTCATTTGATCGTGTTCTCTACGAGATATTGGTTTAGAAGTTTTTTTGGACATTGTTAAACACCGTTTAAATGTAATAAAATCAATCTTTCTTAGGTTATGCCCGTGAATTGTCAATCAATTATAAAAAATGAGTAGATTTGTTATTTTGAGTAAACATAGAGAAATTCTTATACGTGTGATTTTTCAATAACTGACAGACATTGTTGTTCTTATTTATATCCAGAGTTGGTGCAATAACCGGTGAAATGTTAGTGACTCTAACCTTTTCTGAAGATTGAAATCATATACCCATATTTACTATACAACTTAAATATAAGAGTAACGAAAGTCCCTGAGAAAATTCTTATTCGTTTTCCGGTATTGCAAATTTTATAACAAATTCAGTTCCAGAACCTCTTTTTAATTCAAGTTTGCCTTCTAGCTGGTCTACAAGGATAGCAATTAACTGAAAACCGAGAGTGTCAGAATCTTCTAGAATTAATAGAATTTAATTGGCTTATATACAAGTATTTTTGGTAGCCACTGCACAAAGTTCAGCCCCCAATAACATACTACGACAATGCCACGATATCTGTAATTGATACAGCCACAAAAAGGAGGTTAGGAACAATTGTCGTGTAGTTTTCTGCAGTTGTTGGACAAATTCACGTCCTGGCATCAAATTGAAGATTACTTGACTGAATAAAGTATACTCTTAAAACTATCTTCCGTCTGGATTCAAGTTAATTGCAATTTTGGAGCACTTATAACAACGTTCCAAAATGAAAATGGTTTCAATCTCCAATCAGTTTTTAAGTTAATTGCAATAATAAGCAGCGATTATTATAATACTAAAGAAATAGTCTCACTCTCTATTGAGTCTTCAAGTTAATTGCAGTTTACCGGCATTTCAAGATCGTCACAAGAAGGCATAAACCATGAAGATAAAAACTATATTTAGAACTATACTTAGAACTATATTAGACATATTAATTTTATGTATAATAGGTATATGTCTTTCTGCCATCGTTTTACTGAGCAGAGACCCAAAAAATCAACTGACTTGCGCTTTGTTGGTTGGTCTGTGTCTTTCAATGGTGTATATTCTTTGTGGTGCAGTGGAGAAATTCAAATGATGAGGCAATTAAGCTGATCATTTGCAAATTTCAGAGAGTAGAATCTCCAAACCTTACTAAGCTCAAAGACTTAAAGACAATCGATTTTATACGACATTCTGCAGTTGACTCGACACTAAGCATGATTCTGTTCTAAGATGATAAAGAGCCTGATCCAGACTTTCTTTTTTTCTACTTATGTAAAAAATATGGGGTAATTATTACTGAGAAAATTGGATAACGATATCAGTTTCCAAATAAAATTAATCCATCAATAGAAATTCAGGAGCGTAATCATCAACAGAAATCCCGCAATTATAGGCCAGTAAAGCACTTTCATATACAGATTATCCTTTGTATCAATAAAAGGGATATTTATATGGGACGCAAATACTATTGAATTCAGAGATACAGCTAGAATTGCCAGATACAGTATAAGGTAGAAATATTCAAGGTAAATCATACAATTCGTAGGGATTTTAGCCCTGAGGGAGGCATGGGAAACAATAAGGACAAAAAAGAGAGAGGCACAATAGGTCAAGACTCCCGAAGATTTAAACCCAAACTGATTTTTCTCTTCTTCCCTGGTTGTTATCAAAAGCACCACAAACAGAAGGATGACTACTACTATTATGGGCAGCAAGTCGGAAACAAATGGAGACTTTAGGTCTCTTTTGATAGCAACATTGAAGTAAAGCTCGGGTAAGTTCTTATGTTTAAAATCTTTTACCCCAAAATTGGTATTATAGGAATTTATCCTGTAACTGAAAAAAGTTTTTTGTGGCTTCCAGCCTTCAAGCACGAGAGAGTTTTCTAGGCCGAGAAGTTTTTCCGGAGCCAGGCTGTCATAGGAATCAAAATCTGGGATCAGAACACTTTCTTCAGAAGTGTTGTTCCAGAATTTAATCCATATATTTTCCTCGTCAAACGGATATCTGGAATAATCGAATTGCTGGCGCAAAATAGTCGTGAAACGCCAACCTACGATATTCTTGTCCTCATCCACATAGGCCTTTTCAACTGTGCTTTCTTTTGATTCCGGGAAACTAAATCTCGGCGAAGCCTTCTCAGCACTCAGCCCTGAAATATTTTGCCAGACATACCCAGTCATGGTGATGTCATTAGAAGTCGAAAACTCTATGGACTGGATAAAGACCCCCGTGGGAATCCTGAAAGCTTTCGGGTTTGTATCGGATTTTAGCATTACTGTTTCAATATCTACCATGTCGAAAACAACAATATTATCATTCTCGTCGACTTCAATCGACGATTCATTTAAAGTAAAGTGCCAGATGATGCCCATTCCCAGGATGCAGAGGGATGAAAAAACAAGAGCCAACAGCCAGAGACTTCTATCGTCATAACTGAAAATGGAGACAAAAAGCAGGGACAGGAAGAATAAAAAAGCAAAAGTTAAAAGCATGACCTGAATAATAGAGCGATCCTGCTCTATATCTTTGTTCAGCAAAATTTCTTCTTGAGGAAGGGCAGTACCCAGTATCCAGTCTGTAGAAAGAATATTTTTGTAAAATACCCAGGAAGATTGCCCTGTCCGATCATTTTCTACAACTCGGCCTGTCATGTTTTTGCTTATGTTTTCGCTTATAAGGTTAAGTTCAGTGTCTTCTTTTGCCAGTTTGTGAATATTTCTGAGTAGATAATACTGAACAGGATAGGAAACGATTAAGCCTTCCTCAGAGAAGATAAAACCATAACCCGTATTTCCAAGATCAAGGCTTCCTATCTGCGTTCTTATTCCTTCAATAGAACGGCTCGCACACACAACTCCTGCAACTTCGCTCCCGTTTTTGAATTCTGCAAGATAAAATGGAGTTGAATAATCTATCAGATAAGTACCATCTGCGATCCCGAAATAAGGCTGGTCCCAGACTCCACACTTCTTTTTTATGGCATTATTATACCAGGTTGTTGTTTCTTCACTATTATTCGTATAGTCGTACAGGATTGGAGAATCCAGGATATTTGAACCATTCTTTTTGAAATGAAGTGAATGAAGTTTCCCATAATATTCAGGGGAATACGCAATGACAATGCTGTAAATATTTGGATTTCCCTTCATTTTATCCAGGATATGCTGCCTGATAATGGAATCATTTTTCAGTTCTCCAGAACGCAATTCTTTTGCAATTCCTTCAGTAAGGAGACTCGTCGAATTAAGTTCGCTCGATATATTTTCCAAAACAACGCTAGCTTTGTTGTACGCATCTACCTTTGTCTTTTCTAGAATTTTATCGTCTGTATTGTTGCTATAATATTCATATCCAGCATGTATTGTCAACAGAAAACTGATCAGGCAGAGTATTAATGCAGTATAAACTACAGTTTTTCCCCAACTATTCGATGCAGTCATTCTTATCTCTCAAATATCTGCCACTTGTTGTGAATTTCTACTGAAATATAGGAAAGCATAAGCAGGTACTGAAATATCAAGTACTGACGTATCAAGTGCTTAATTTTTTAGAGATGTTTATCAACTCTCTAACAAGTGTTAAGTTTTTTAAAAATTATTTTTAATTAGGCAATTTCAAGCGACACATTTTGAGCAATTGAATCTGAATTGATACAGTTCAGAAAAAATATTCTTGTATACTTCTTATTTATGGTCCTCTGTTCAGGAATACTCTTCGCTTTACCTTTTCTGCTTTTAGAACTCTGATCTCCGGTTCATGCATCAGTCCTTGAAGGAAGTTCATAAATCGATAGACGTCTGAGAAGTTTGTCACAAGACCAAGCGATACACGTATGCTTGACATTTTAGTTTTTACAGCAAGGCAGGATTCCTGGTTCTTGCAATCTGAGCCATAGGGATACCTGCTGGAAGGTTTCAAATTCTCAAAGCATGAAGCCATTTCTTTTCTGGTGATATTATGGCTTACTTCACCGTCTCCAGGATTACAGAAACAGCCGGTTCTTAAAGAGATGCCTGCTTTATTTGCAGCCTCCTGAACTGTCTGGCAATCAAAAGGCGTTCCGTCTGCATGGTAGAGGTTAAAAGCAATTGTCCCTCCTCGCCTCTCAAGTCCGGATGGGCCGTGAATCTTTACCATAGCCTGGCCATTGGGATACTCCAGAGCCTGCATCTTATCCAGCAGCCAGCCAGTAAGGCACATCACTCTTTTGTGAATGACATCCACACCAATCCCTTCGATGTGCTTCAATCCTATTTCCAGGGCAGGTATGCTGAGATAATTGACAGTGCCGTCTTCAAAAGCCTCAAATGCTTCAGCGCCCTGATGAAGGCAATACCAGTTTTCTTTCTGGACAGAAACTATGCTGATAGTACCCCCGGAAAACCAGGGCCTCTTTAGTTTATTCAAAGCATCTTTTCGGACAATAAGACAGCCGAGACCAGTTGGGTAGCCAAAAATTTTGTAAAATGAAATTGAGACAAAATCGGGGTGCCACTGACTCAAGTCAAGGCGGTTAGTAGGTACGAAGGCAGCAGAATCCAGCAAGACATCCCAGTTTTTTTTCCGGGCTTTCTCAATCCAGTCCAGGGGATGCTGTACTCCCGAAAAGTTGGATTGAGCTGGATAAGCAAACAGGTTGTTTCTCTCAGGTCTGGCCTGGTCAAGATAAAACTCCAGCTTTTCTTCATCCACTCTCAGCTCAGGGGAAATCATAGGAATGTAGCTTACGGAAGATCCTTTACTTTCTGCAAAAACTCTAATGCCATTGACGGAGTTATGATTATCTACGGTTAACAAATACCTATCTCCTTTTTCGAACGGATAGGCTTCTCCTACTAACCTGAGAGCACCTGTAGCATTGGGAGTAAAAATAGCTACATATTCATCAGGAGACGCATTAAAAAAGCTTAATATTTTAATTCTGGCTCGCTCCACAAGCTTTGTCATAGCTATTGAAGTCGGATTGTCGGAATGAGGATTCCCAAAAACATTGCATCGAAGCAATTCCATATGTTTGAGGAGCTGACTATTAGCGTATAGCCCTCCACCTGTATAATCCAGATATATTTGATCATGCCAGTCCAGGCGTGCGTATTCAAGGTCCCTTAGCTCATCGAGAATGTGCGTTGTTTCAAACTCCGGATAATCCTGCTTGAACTCTGCAAAAGAGCTATTCATTTTTTCGGGACTGAAATCAAGTGGTACTTCTAGATATTTCTCTGGTGAATGCATACATTTATTCTCCCCTAAATTATTCTCCCCTAAATTATTCTCCCCTAAATTATTCTCCCCTAAATTATTCTCCCCTAAATTATTCTCCCCTAAATTATTCTCTCCTAAATTCGTGACAATTCATGCTTTTCAGCTCATCTTCCTTTCTTTTTCAAACAGGAACGGTCCTTTTGAATGATCTCATAATTGAACGGGAACGAGGCTTTGGACTGGCTACCTGATAGAAAGCATGTTTAAAGCCTATCCAAGCAGTTAACTTTCCAATTTATTTTTAAATAAACCGTTTTTTATGTCAATTAATTCAAATGTTTTCACGCCGTTATATTAAATTAGATAATAGGGGGATAGATAAAGCAATAAGAATATTTTTTCCTTAATATTATTCATTAACGAAAATTAGGACAATGTAAAATATTTTTAATGTTTCCTTTGAAGAGCATTTCGATATACCATAAGTTTTGATAGATTATACATAAACAATTTAACTCGAGAAGCATGATGAGAAAAACACGAGAGTAGCACATAGTAAACAACGAGACTTTTTATTATTTTCTGGTCTCTTTCGATTTCCACTTTAAATCGTGCAAAACAATAAAATTTTAATTTTATTGAAATAAATTATTTGTTATGATAAGAGGAAACAAATAAATCAATCAATCAATCAATAAGTCAATGGTAAAAACGGTATTTGAAGGCAACATATTAATTCCTTTGCCAAAATTATTGGTTGAAAATCGCTTTCATTTTCTATTTTCTATAATATTTCCTAATCATTGCGATTTTTGCGGTACAAAATTAAATGTGAACTCTCACTATACCCGTTTTATTCTTACTAGTTATGGAACCATAACTCGCAATATTACATACTGGATTTGTCCTAACTATAATAAGAATTTTTAGGATCAGATAATTGTCTTTTCTGGATCCGCAAATTACAGTGATTAGTTCTATGACAAACAAAAGTTTATCAGATACGATGGCAGATGCAGCCTTAACAATTCCTGTAGAATAGGTGAAAGATATACAGAAGGCTTGACTGATATATGTGGGAGAGCTCCTTATGTCTCTTCATTATGGTTGCATGAGCAAAAACAAGCAGTAATTTCTAAGCAAGAACTTTTAGATCAAAATGTAGATTTTGACCGGAGTTTCTAAAATGTTGAAAAATAAAGGTGTCTGCTACGATAATTCAAAGTATGATAAAAAATAGATTGAGTTGCATACATCGTCTTATTCAAGTCTTGTTGTCGCCTAATATTGAATTGGTTTTCTGAGACCGTAATCATTATTTATGTGATTTGTTATCTTCTTATAGGGAAGGTACCCGTTTTACTGCGTTTTATTTTAATTATTATCTTTTAGACTCTACAATTGAAGAAGTCTTCAATTTTCACTATGCTGACTATAAATAAATCAGTTTGATATATCTCTATTTAGTATTAAACATTTTGGAACTGCTTGCCAACATAATTAATTCTTTATTGATCCCTAAAAAAGTTCCTCTTGATATGGTTTTATGTATGAAAGTATAAACTTCGGTTTGATGGAATATTGTATGTCGATGGAGATTGGAGCAAGAAAGGATGGAAAAAGAAGTTTGAAACTCTGATCGGAAGAGATATTACAGTAAAAGAGTGGAAAAAGATGCGATATAAATCCGTTTACGTTATCGCCACAAAGGAAAAGGTAATTTTGGATTTTGAGGTAACCGACAGGTTACCAACAATTGAAGCTCTGATTCCTCTTTTCGTACGAATAAAAAACCGATTTCCAGAAGGCAAAATTCAAAAAATCGTTTCTGATGAAGATAAAGCAATTATTGTAGCTGTAAAAAGTGTTTTTCCTGAAGTGGCTCATTCTTTTTGTGTGTTTCATCAATTAAAAAACGTTAGCAAGAAATATAGTGATGAATTTAAATATAAAGAAAATATTCCAGATAATGATAAACTTGTTTACGATGAGATATGCAAGTTAATACATTCTGACACAGTCATCAATTCTGTTGTGTGTTTTCAAAATACCCTAAAATTGGAATCTAATCTGGAACTTTCAAAAGCGTCTCATAAAGCGATTTCTTATGCAAAAGAGATTTTCGAGAAGAACATAAGCTTTTTGAAAAAAGAATTTACACCTGAGACGGATAATACAATGGAACAGATATTTTCTTTGATAGGAGATATTGTAGACAAAGTAAGATCATTCAAAACTGATAATGGTCTAACTAATTTTTGTTGCAATTTATTTGCTTATTTTAATAAACTGTGTTTTCGCACTGGAAAATGGGCAGTATTTTCACCATTGATGAGGCAAGATTCCAGTATGGATAAATAAAGTGCGAACAGAAAATTCAATTTAAATTGGAACTCCATAGCGATTGCTATCGAATAATTATGGCAAAACCGCATGTTTATCTAAAAAATTTGGATATTAATATATAATATTTTCAAAATGATATAGAGAGTTAAATGAATTTGGATGAAATGCTATTGTTCTTTTGAAATTGGAGATAAACCAGAAAAATTAAAAAGACTCGTTTACATAGAAGGAAGAAAAATAATTAAAGATGAGCCTTTAATTGTAACTACGCCATAAAATTTTGTTAACATAGAGGGAACTAAGAAGAAAATTTTGGTATTAACTCCTTAATAAGCTAGGAATAATAGATATTTAAGGCAATAAATAAATCAATTAACTGATTGTAAGTGAATATTTATCATCAGTTAATATGTTGATATGTGGTAATTAGCATTTTTGATGACTAGAGAAGTAAAGGGCAAGAGAGAAACTGAGAAAGGTGAAATAATGGTTAAATTTAACGAAGACTCTCTTCTATGGGCAAAAAAATCATTAATGAAGCAAGGTGATTCTGATCTTTTCCCAACGCCTTTTGAAATTGAAGCTATAAACGACAAGTGGGAATTCGTAAGAAATAAATTATTAGAAAAAGATATGATTTTAAATGGTCGTGATTTAGAAGTAAATACTAAATACCATTGGGTAGGGGGTAGAAGAGCAATTGCGCCAAAAGGAAGATTGTCCTTTAGAGTAGCCACCCAATTAGATCCAATTGATAGCGTGGTATTAACTTCTTTAATTCATCAATATGGTCAAAAACTTGAAAATACTAGGATACCAATTACTAAAAATAAGGTATTTAGCTACCGTTTTAAACCTGATACAGATGGACATCTGTATGATCAAAATAATTCTTGGATTAATTTCTGGAAATTTTCTTTAGAATATGCACAAAATCTGCCTGATGGATATATCTTGGTAGCTGATATTTCAGATTTTTATAATCAAGTATACCATCATACTGTTGAAAACGAATTAGATAGAGCAAGTATACCTCCTGAAATCAAAAAATTGATAATTGAATTGCTCAGCAAATTGACAGATCGGGTTTCAAGGGGTATTCCAGTTGGGCCACATCCTTCACATTTACTTTCAGAAATTTCATTGAACCCAATTGACCATTTACTTGAATTAAACACATATCACCACTGCCGATACAGTGACGACATACATATTTTTTGCAAAAATGAGATACAAGCACAGATTGCCCTATATGACTTAGTAAATTATCTAGATAACAACGGTAGGTTAGTTTTGCAAAAAAGTAAAACCTCAATTATGCCTTCTAAAGATTTTTGCAAATATGCAGAAGAGAAAATAGAAGATATAACTACAAGCGATTTAGAAGGAGAAATATTGAGAATTATAGACAAATATTCATTTGGAGATCGTTATGCTAAAATAAGATATAATACTCTGAGTCTCCAAGAAAGAGCTTTATTCACAGAAGAGAACTTAGAAAAGATCTTTGTAAAATATGTCGATGATAAAGATCCTAATTTTAAGCGTCTTAGATGGTTACTCCGAAGATTAGCACAAGTAGGACCACCTGAAGGAATTCCTTTTTTAATTACAAATCTTAAAGATTTAATGCCAGCGTTAGAGGACATTTGCACCTATATTATATCAACCGAAAATACATACTCTGGTCGATGGGAAGAGTTAGGTGATGAATTGATCTTAGATCTTGAGTTACCAATAGTTAACCACAGTGAATATTTGCAAATGACACTGATAAGTCTTTTTAGTAAAATTTCAGATTTGAATCATATAGATAAATTATTGTCTATGTATGATAAGAGCTCACCAACTGTTAGAAGAAAAATAGTAAACGCAGCTACAAAAGCCCATGAAAATTATTGGTTATTTAGTAGGAGAGATCAATTAAGAGAATCAGGAACTTGGTTGAGGCGGTCAATAATCCTAGGAGCTTCAACATTTACCGTTGATGAAAGAAATGCGTGGTTAGCAAAAATTATAAAAGATTCGAATTATACATTTTTAGAACAAATTGTTGCTCAATGGGTTAAAAATGGAGGTAAGATATAATTTTTTAGGTAATAACAAAATCACCAAAAATTTGGATATATTGGGATTTCTTAGATCACAGATGCTCTGTAATCCTTTTATTTCTTATTTAATTGGTGGTCCACCAATAATCAGTTGATATTCCAAGGTACTCACACATTCGCATTCCGTTTTCTTTTCTTGCTTTATGGGCACTCAATTTTCTGTACGCGGGTAAACTTAGAAAATCCCTTAAAAACGGCTAGCAGAATGTGTAGGAGTTGAAAATTGATATTCTAGGGCTTATGCCTTTAATGAGCTACCAAGGGAAGATTAAGACAAAATAGAAAGAAAGTACTTTAATCAAAAATTTAGAAGCCCCGTGCGTGATTTGAACACGCGACCTAGTGATTACAAGTCACTCGCTCTACCGGGCTGAGCCAACGAGGCAATTAGAAAATGCTGCGACTTATCTAAATACAATACTCACAGATAAACTTTATGGCTGAATTCTTTATCTGAAAGCCACTCGTCTTAATCTGATTGTGATCTGTTCTCTTTTTTGTCAGGTTCCAGAGGTCATAAGTACATAAACCTTAGAGAGTCCTGTGTTTATCTCGTTTAAGACATTATATCCAGGGTAACTAATGTTCCGTAATGAAGATACTAAATTCAAGTTTGCGGCACTGAAACATGACCCTATATTCATAGAGTGGATTGATACAACAAATCCCAAAAAACAACTGAACACTTACGTAAGAGCACTGGAGATTTACACTGAATATACTGGAATCCCCGGAGTAATTAATTACATAAGCAGATAAGAAGGATCCGGCTCTTATGATTTTTATTCTTGAAGCAGGAAAAATAGAGATATTATGGAGAGTAGCAAAGGAAGCACCGGAAAGAAAAAGACTTTATGAGAAGTGAAAAAAGAAAGTTTACGAGGCTTAGTCATGGATCGAAGACAACGTTTTAAAAAACACGACTTGTTACTCTCAAAAACTCAAAGCATACTTAAACATTATAGCTGTCCTGAATCATGTAATGCGAGTTGCTGCAAACATCATATTATTGATTTTCATAGAAAAGAATATGAAAAAATTTTAAAAAATGTAGATAAAGAAAGTGCGAATATTTTAAAATCGAATGTGGTAAAATCAGAGTTAGAAGGATGTTATAAAGCAATAAATGCCGTCGAACAGTGCCCATTACTGGTAAATTCAAAATGTAGAATATACGATAACAGGTCGGAAGCATGTAAAACTTTTCCTTTTGTAATATTTCAGGATGATGAAGCCGGATTTGGTTTAACGTTGTTATTGTGTCCGATGTCTGTTAACATAATTCACGATTATGCACAATGGTATAAATCAGTAAACTTAACAATGTATAATCAATTAATTTCCATGTACGAACAGTATAAAAACATAGACAAAAATAATGATTTTTGTATTCAAATGAAAGAGCAAAATTTAGATTCTTTCATAGAATTTCTTGAAAGGAAGTAATCATTAATTTTTCTTTTTTGAGTAATATTCTTAGAAGAAGAGCAGGTATAGTATTTTAGAGGTTCCTGTTATTGATGACCACAAGGACCCTAAGGGTCTTTTGAAGAATAGATCTGAGGTTAGTGTGTCCATTAAGCATACGCTCAAAACTGGTGAAGTTTCATAAAATTAAAAAGATAAAATGGATTATAGTTTCAGATTTTTTAGACATTATGAAGAAAAAAAGGATTATTAAAGCCTATTTTTTAGAAACATAACCTCGAACTTATAAGCAATATGTATTATTAACCAAAGGTATAATATACCGCTTACGATGTGGCAGGAAATTGCAAAATATGGGCGCAAGCTAGTTGAACACGGGCTTGTCGAATCTAACTTTGGAAATATCAGCAGCAGGGCTGGCGACAGGATGCTTATCACCCGGACAGGTGCCGCACTTGACGAAATCACAGAGAATAACGTTGTTGAAGTTGATGTTTGGGACACTTCTTCCCTTGATATAATTGCATCTTCCGAAACTGTCGTACACCGGGAAATTTACAGGCAGACCTCAGCACTTGCAATCATTCACGCTCATGCTCCCTATGCGGTTGTTGAGTCCCTGCTCGCAGGCCCTGAAGGAAGAATTTCACCTGTAGATAGTGAAGGACAGTACTTCCTTGGTGAGATCCCGGTCGTCGGAGGAGGGATAGGTAGTTGCGAGCTTGCAGGAAATCTTGCAAATGCGCTCTCAAGGCATAGAGGCGCTATAGTTTACAGTCACGGAACTTTTGCAATCGGGAGAACGCTTGGAGACGCCTATATAGTGACTACGCAGCTTGAGCATTCCTGCAAAGTTAAGTACCTGTACGAGCGTGCGAAAACAGAAAGGGAAAGTAAATAAACTATAAACGCTCGATTGCAAACGCTTGCTCGTTTGACCCTCGTTTATCCGTAAGATTGTGTGACAGCAGAGAGAGAAAATGAGTAGACATAAACGTTCGCTTGTTTAATCCATGATTAGAAGTAAAAGCATGAGAAACAGGAAATAGAATGAGTAAACTTATCTATCGAATAAGCGGATAATCATACAGCTTAAGTATAAATATAAAAAAGCAGGTAAACACAGAAACGAATAAAAGCGAATCCAAACCCGAATACCGAGTAAGATAAGACGCCTGTTTCCTGGGCGACTTTCTGTTACGGGTATTACCTAAAGAAAAATCTCGAGTACCATGACGTTTAACACCTTGAGACCTTTTGCCTCAAAATTTATCGATCCACTGGCAGACTATTTCGTCAGATATGAGGTCTCACCCAACACGGTTTCCATAGCTTCCCTTATATGTGCATTCTTTGCAGGACTGAGTTTTTATTACTCACCTGCGTCTAGGGAATTTATCCTGCTGGCAGGCATCCTGGTAATACTTAACTCTATTTTTGACGCCCTTGACGGAATAATTGCAAGGAAATCAAATAGGGCAACTCCAAGAGGTGACTTTCTGGATCACGTGATTGACCGTTACTCGGATGTTTTTATAATATGTAGCATCTTTTTTGCAGGTTATGTCTCCTGGCAGTTAGGAGTTACGGCAATTGTAGGTGTGCTGCTTACCAGCTATCTAGGGACCCAGGCCCAGGCACTTAGCCTTGGAAGATACTATGGTGGGATAATGGGCAGGGCTGACCGACTTGTAGTTATAATTTTTGCGTCTTTCGGCAACTTTGCCTTTCCAGTGCCAATTGCAGGTTTTTCAATTCTTGGCTGGGCCGTCATCCTGATTGCTGTAACCAGCCACATAACAGCAATCCAGAGAATCTACTATATATGGAAAGAGCTGCAGTAATAACATCCTTTTTTAATAATTTTACAATTTAGTTTTATTTCACCTAGAGTTCTATCTATATTCATTGACTAAGTTCGTT harbors:
- a CDS encoding cache domain-containing protein, with the translated sequence MTASNSWGKTVVYTALILCLISFLLTIHAGYEYYSNNTDDKILEKTKVDAYNKASVVLENISSELNSTSLLTEGIAKELRSGELKNDSIIRQHILDKMKGNPNIYSIVIAYSPEYYGKLHSLHFKKNGSNILDSPILYDYTNNSEETTTWYNNAIKKKCGVWDQPYFGIADGTYLIDYSTPFYLAEFKNGSEVAGVVCASRSIEGIRTQIGSLDLGNTGYGFIFSEEGLIVSYPVQYYLLRNIHKLAKEDTELNLISENISKNMTGRVVENDRTGQSSWVFYKNILSTDWILGTALPQEEILLNKDIEQDRSIIQVMLLTFAFLFFLSLLFVSIFSYDDRSLWLLALVFSSLCILGMGIIWHFTLNESSIEVDENDNIVVFDMVDIETVMLKSDTNPKAFRIPTGVFIQSIEFSTSNDITMTGYVWQNISGLSAEKASPRFSFPESKESTVEKAYVDEDKNIVGWRFTTILRQQFDYSRYPFDEENIWIKFWNNTSEESVLIPDFDSYDSLAPEKLLGLENSLVLEGWKPQKTFFSYRINSYNTNFGVKDFKHKNLPELYFNVAIKRDLKSPFVSDLLPIIVVVILLFVVLLITTREEEKNQFGFKSSGVLTYCASLFFVLIVSHASLRAKIPTNCMIYLEYFYLILYLAILAVSLNSIVFASHINIPFIDTKDNLYMKVLYWPIIAGFLLMITLLNFY
- a CDS encoding aminotransferase class V-fold PLP-dependent enzyme, yielding MHSPEKYLEVPLDFSPEKMNSSFAEFKQDYPEFETTHILDELRDLEYARLDWHDQIYLDYTGGGLYANSQLLKHMELLRCNVFGNPHSDNPTSIAMTKLVERARIKILSFFNASPDEYVAIFTPNATGALRLVGEAYPFEKGDRYLLTVDNHNSVNGIRVFAESKGSSVSYIPMISPELRVDEEKLEFYLDQARPERNNLFAYPAQSNFSGVQHPLDWIEKARKKNWDVLLDSAAFVPTNRLDLSQWHPDFVSISFYKIFGYPTGLGCLIVRKDALNKLKRPWFSGGTISIVSVQKENWYCLHQGAEAFEAFEDGTVNYLSIPALEIGLKHIEGIGVDVIHKRVMCLTGWLLDKMQALEYPNGQAMVKIHGPSGLERRGGTIAFNLYHADGTPFDCQTVQEAANKAGISLRTGCFCNPGDGEVSHNITRKEMASCFENLKPSSRYPYGSDCKNQESCLAVKTKMSSIRVSLGLVTNFSDVYRFMNFLQGLMHEPEIRVLKAEKVKRRVFLNRGP
- a CDS encoding transposase, producing the protein MYVDGDWSKKGWKKKFETLIGRDITVKEWKKMRYKSVYVIATKEKVILDFEVTDRLPTIEALIPLFVRIKNRFPEGKIQKIVSDEDKAIIVAVKSVFPEVAHSFCVFHQLKNVSKKYSDEFKYKENIPDNDKLVYDEICKLIHSDTVINSVVCFQNTLKLESNLELSKASHKAISYAKEIFEKNISFLKKEFTPETDNTMEQIFSLIGDIVDKVRSFKTDNGLTNFCCNLFAYFNKLCFRTGKWAVFSPLMRQDSSMDK
- a CDS encoding RNA-directed DNA polymerase, with the translated sequence MTREVKGKRETEKGEIMVKFNEDSLLWAKKSLMKQGDSDLFPTPFEIEAINDKWEFVRNKLLEKDMILNGRDLEVNTKYHWVGGRRAIAPKGRLSFRVATQLDPIDSVVLTSLIHQYGQKLENTRIPITKNKVFSYRFKPDTDGHLYDQNNSWINFWKFSLEYAQNLPDGYILVADISDFYNQVYHHTVENELDRASIPPEIKKLIIELLSKLTDRVSRGIPVGPHPSHLLSEISLNPIDHLLELNTYHHCRYSDDIHIFCKNEIQAQIALYDLVNYLDNNGRLVLQKSKTSIMPSKDFCKYAEEKIEDITTSDLEGEILRIIDKYSFGDRYAKIRYNTLSLQERALFTEENLEKIFVKYVDDKDPNFKRLRWLLRRLAQVGPPEGIPFLITNLKDLMPALEDICTYIISTENTYSGRWEELGDELILDLELPIVNHSEYLQMTLISLFSKISDLNHIDKLLSMYDKSSPTVRRKIVNAATKAHENYWLFSRRDQLRESGTWLRRSIILGASTFTVDERNAWLAKIIKDSNYTFLEQIVAQWVKNGGKI
- a CDS encoding YkgJ family cysteine cluster protein, with translation MKKESLRGLVMDRRQRFKKHDLLLSKTQSILKHYSCPESCNASCCKHHIIDFHRKEYEKILKNVDKESANILKSNVVKSELEGCYKAINAVEQCPLLVNSKCRIYDNRSEACKTFPFVIFQDDEAGFGLTLLLCPMSVNIIHDYAQWYKSVNLTMYNQLISMYEQYKNIDKNNDFCIQMKEQNLDSFIEFLERK
- a CDS encoding aldolase, with protein sequence MWQEIAKYGRKLVEHGLVESNFGNISSRAGDRMLITRTGAALDEITENNVVEVDVWDTSSLDIIASSETVVHREIYRQTSALAIIHAHAPYAVVESLLAGPEGRISPVDSEGQYFLGEIPVVGGGIGSCELAGNLANALSRHRGAIVYSHGTFAIGRTLGDAYIVTTQLEHSCKVKYLYERAKTERESK
- a CDS encoding CDP-alcohol phosphatidyltransferase family protein, producing MTFNTLRPFASKFIDPLADYFVRYEVSPNTVSIASLICAFFAGLSFYYSPASREFILLAGILVILNSIFDALDGIIARKSNRATPRGDFLDHVIDRYSDVFIICSIFFAGYVSWQLGVTAIVGVLLTSYLGTQAQALSLGRYYGGIMGRADRLVVIIFASFGNFAFPVPIAGFSILGWAVILIAVTSHITAIQRIYYIWKELQ